The following proteins come from a genomic window of Thermoproteus sp.:
- a CDS encoding phosphomannomutase/phosphoglucomutase, whose product MSVFKAYDIRGVVDKDLTMDLVERIGYAISKFFGREDVILGMDVRTHSFRIAEVLSRGLLAGGNVVFIGTATTPLTHYASLVLNKPAVMITASHNPPEYNGMKVMRRGGLDLESREIQQLASMLEPPPQERRGVVYTRDVLTNYVEYMAERFGRLDMAVGFDPANAAGVILRPLLERIFKKVVVINGVPDGRFPSHPPDPEKPENLRQLSELVRREGLDAGIALDGDCDRVGLVTARGEVFRAEKIAYMLIEHYAKPGDVVVLDATMPLYLEEVAQERGVKVVRERVGHSFQKPAAVKNNALFWAEYSGHVGFKDHHYFDDGIYTALKVLQIASALGKTLDGLLAEAPKVYEERLDIRVEDQRGVMERVRAAVRTMAGVDVYEIDGVDVRFKDGGRVLVRPSNTEPLIRVKLEAREPSQLAQLKGRLGSLGLA is encoded by the coding sequence ATGAGCGTGTTTAAGGCCTACGACATCCGCGGCGTGGTGGACAAAGACCTGACCATGGACCTCGTGGAGAGAATTGGATATGCCATATCTAAATTCTTCGGCAGGGAGGACGTGATATTGGGTATGGACGTGAGGACCCACTCCTTCAGGATCGCCGAGGTCCTGTCTAGAGGGCTACTCGCCGGGGGAAACGTGGTGTTTATAGGTACCGCCACGACGCCGCTTACCCACTACGCGTCGCTCGTCCTCAACAAGCCGGCTGTTATGATAACGGCGTCCCACAACCCGCCCGAATACAACGGTATGAAGGTCATGAGGCGCGGCGGGCTGGACCTAGAGAGCCGCGAGATACAGCAACTGGCCTCTATGCTTGAGCCTCCGCCTCAAGAGCGGCGGGGCGTCGTCTATACGCGCGACGTGTTGACTAACTACGTGGAGTACATGGCCGAGAGGTTCGGGAGACTCGACATGGCCGTCGGCTTCGACCCGGCGAACGCCGCAGGCGTGATCTTGAGGCCCCTGTTGGAGCGCATCTTCAAGAAGGTCGTGGTCATAAACGGCGTGCCCGACGGGAGGTTCCCCTCACATCCGCCGGACCCCGAGAAGCCCGAGAATTTGAGGCAACTGTCGGAGCTCGTCAGGAGGGAGGGGCTCGACGCGGGGATCGCCTTGGACGGCGACTGCGACCGCGTGGGTCTGGTGACCGCCAGAGGCGAGGTCTTTAGGGCGGAGAAGATAGCCTACATGCTCATTGAGCACTACGCCAAGCCGGGCGACGTGGTGGTGCTGGACGCCACCATGCCGCTGTACCTAGAGGAGGTAGCGCAGGAGAGAGGCGTCAAGGTGGTCAGAGAGAGAGTCGGCCATTCCTTCCAGAAGCCCGCCGCGGTCAAGAACAACGCCCTGTTTTGGGCTGAGTACAGCGGCCACGTGGGCTTTAAGGACCACCACTATTTCGACGACGGGATATACACAGCGCTGAAGGTACTCCAGATAGCCAGCGCCCTCGGCAAGACGCTAGACGGCTTGTTAGCAGAGGCGCCTAAAGTCTATGAGGAGAGGCTCGACATACGCGTCGAGGACCAGAGGGGAGTGATGGAGAGAGTGAGGGCGGCCGTGAGGACCATGGCCGGCGTCGACGTATACGAGATAGACGGCGTAGACGTGAGGTTCAAAGACGGGGGCAGAGTGCTGGTGAGGCCCAGCAACACGGAGCCTCTCATCAGAGTGAAGCTGGAGGCCCGCGAGCCGTCCCAGCTGGCCCAACTGAAGGGGCGACTCGGCTCTTTGGGGCTGGCGTAG
- a CDS encoding cation diffusion facilitator family transporter encodes MKPSMRLWLAALYLFIMGTISLAYTLVELLFGITYRSLLVTSDALHGVMDVAISYVAGFGLYYASRRGRSFPWDMYRLESLLTLLLTLIVLGFYTYLLVTSIEPAGAPTPLWMTLLLLAGGVMTFVMYLWEGHNYRVLRLDILKADAAHAKMDTFLSIVSALAVIVSNFFHIVLAETAAVLLIYGYVLYEFTKLSKDATYGILGALYRDQALEERIRGVLSDLGKPIDVKVRRAGSFLVVYSLVAVSPDVTIGRLHALRARAIRAISKLHPLIIHVDIKFVPRRREKKARRAAILRESD; translated from the coding sequence GTGAAGCCCTCGATGAGGCTCTGGCTGGCGGCCCTCTACCTCTTCATAATGGGCACAATCTCGCTGGCCTATACGCTAGTCGAGTTGCTCTTCGGCATCACATATAGAAGCCTTTTGGTGACCAGCGACGCGCTCCACGGAGTTATGGACGTCGCGATATCCTACGTCGCGGGGTTCGGCCTATATTACGCATCGCGGAGAGGCCGTTCGTTCCCCTGGGATATGTACAGACTCGAGAGCCTCCTCACATTGCTCTTGACGTTGATAGTTTTGGGGTTCTACACCTATCTGTTGGTCACATCGATAGAGCCGGCCGGCGCGCCGACGCCCCTCTGGATGACCCTATTGTTGCTGGCCGGCGGCGTTATGACGTTCGTCATGTACCTCTGGGAGGGGCACAACTACCGCGTATTGAGACTAGACATCTTGAAGGCAGACGCGGCGCACGCCAAAATGGACACGTTCCTCTCAATCGTCTCGGCGCTGGCGGTAATTGTAAGCAATTTCTTTCACATAGTGCTCGCCGAGACGGCCGCCGTGCTCCTCATATACGGATATGTGCTCTACGAATTCACAAAACTCTCTAAAGACGCGACTTATGGAATTTTGGGCGCCCTGTATAGAGACCAAGCCCTCGAGGAGAGGATTAGAGGCGTCTTGAGCGATTTGGGGAAGCCCATAGACGTGAAGGTCAGAAGGGCCGGTAGCTTCCTCGTGGTGTATTCGCTAGTGGCCGTAAGCCCCGACGTCACGATAGGCAGATTGCACGCGCTTAGGGCGAGGGCCATACGGGCCATCTCCAAATTGCATCCGCTTATAATCCACGTGGACATAAAGTTCGTGCCCAGGCGTAGAGAGAAGAAGGCCAGACGCGCGGCTATATTGAGAGAAAGCGATTAA
- a CDS encoding DUF763 domain-containing protein: MRLGGYADLPLHVGHVPPWLLARMKKLSALLLEIMYDLWGEEGILVRLASPVFFQAVNDLIGMDWDSSGSTTVTTAVLKYAMAKADLPIRIAGGKGEYALRTPEELREIAERWGLDGEALVEVSRLAAKVDNALVQDGYTIYHHAFIVTERGKWAVIQQGMNTAARMARRYHWLETDRFFDDPHSGIMGVKARGVLNLASSKSADNRSTIMDIVSSGPQKVARDLLLLTGQTTLVPYYHPYVDVKAVRAEIGDPRRIAASIPRDVSNFKELILSRGVGPKTLRALALVAELIYRSPADWADPANVDPFKFSFAVGGKDGVPYPVDRKTYDELISLLEAMVEAARRSSERGIYSYLSHLAKKAEGWQYPKDYKRPT; encoded by the coding sequence GTGAGGCTTGGCGGATATGCGGACCTTCCGTTGCACGTGGGCCACGTGCCCCCTTGGCTACTCGCAAGGATGAAGAAGCTGTCGGCCCTCCTGTTGGAGATAATGTACGACCTCTGGGGCGAAGAGGGCATATTGGTCAGGCTGGCGAGCCCCGTCTTCTTCCAGGCGGTGAACGACCTGATAGGGATGGACTGGGACTCCAGCGGGAGCACCACGGTGACGACCGCCGTGTTGAAATACGCGATGGCCAAAGCCGACCTCCCCATAAGGATCGCGGGGGGCAAGGGCGAATACGCCTTGAGGACCCCCGAGGAGTTGAGGGAGATAGCGGAGCGCTGGGGCCTAGACGGGGAGGCGCTCGTCGAGGTGTCCAGGCTGGCCGCCAAGGTCGACAACGCGTTGGTGCAGGACGGCTATACGATATACCACCACGCGTTTATCGTGACGGAGCGGGGAAAGTGGGCGGTGATACAGCAGGGCATGAACACGGCGGCCAGAATGGCGAGGAGGTACCACTGGCTTGAGACAGACAGGTTCTTCGACGACCCCCATTCGGGCATAATGGGCGTCAAGGCCCGAGGAGTTTTGAACCTAGCCTCCTCCAAAAGCGCGGACAATAGGTCGACCATAATGGACATAGTGTCGTCGGGCCCCCAGAAGGTCGCCAGAGACCTCCTCCTCCTGACGGGCCAGACCACATTGGTGCCGTACTACCACCCCTACGTCGACGTCAAGGCCGTGAGGGCTGAGATAGGGGATCCCAGACGCATTGCCGCGTCTATACCTAGAGACGTCTCCAACTTCAAGGAGTTGATATTGAGCAGAGGCGTCGGCCCCAAGACCCTCAGAGCCCTCGCGTTGGTGGCCGAATTGATATACAGGAGCCCTGCCGACTGGGCCGACCCCGCCAATGTGGACCCCTTCAAGTTCTCCTTCGCGGTCGGCGGAAAGGACGGAGTACCCTACCCAGTAGACAGAAAGACCTACGACGAGCTGATATCGTTGTTGGAGGCCATGGTCGAGGCCGCCAGGCGGAGCAGCGAGAGGGGGATATACAGCTATTTATCGCATTTGGCCAAAAAGGCCGAGGGGTGGCAGTACCCCAAGGACTACAAGAGGCCCACATAG
- a CDS encoding N-acetyltransferase, whose amino-acid sequence MEIVLEGPQEFVGRDGRKYVLREFKMQDLNAVVSINRRVLPENYPEWFFVEHHMSFPKAFIVAEMDGELVGYMMNRVEYGWSYIHRGKAAHKGHVVSIGVLPHARRLGIATNMMLRGMKAMKAFYSAEEVFLEVRVSNAPAISLYRKLGFEVAGRIPRYYSDGEDAYIMARSLAEL is encoded by the coding sequence ATGGAGATAGTCCTCGAGGGGCCACAAGAGTTCGTGGGCAGGGACGGGAGGAAGTACGTCCTCCGGGAGTTCAAAATGCAGGACCTAAACGCCGTAGTTTCGATAAATAGGAGGGTCTTGCCCGAGAACTACCCCGAGTGGTTCTTTGTGGAGCACCACATGTCGTTCCCCAAGGCCTTCATAGTGGCCGAGATGGACGGCGAGCTGGTGGGCTACATGATGAACAGGGTGGAATACGGATGGAGCTATATACATAGAGGCAAGGCCGCCCATAAGGGCCATGTGGTGTCCATCGGCGTCCTCCCCCACGCAAGGAGGCTCGGCATAGCCACCAACATGATGTTGAGAGGCATGAAGGCCATGAAGGCGTTCTACAGCGCCGAGGAGGTCTTCTTGGAGGTTAGGGTGAGCAACGCCCCCGCAATAAGCCTCTACAGGAAGTTGGGCTTCGAGGTGGCGGGCAGGATACCCCGCTACTATTCAGACGGAGAGGACGCCTACATAATGGCCAGAAGCCTGGCCGAGCTTTAA